A region of the Silene latifolia isolate original U9 population chromosome 9, ASM4854445v1, whole genome shotgun sequence genome:
AAGATTGACTTGGCGGCCACGTGTACAGAAGTGGCACTGACGTGGTTTTTCACTATATTTTAGGCACAAAAAGTTCTTGTACTCCGTCTTTTACAACAAAAAATTATCATCCCCTCAGTGATTACCTCTTTTCATTACATTCTAAATTAGTTCACTCCATCCTCACACCTTACCccccaccatcaccatcaccattacTAACCACCTTCAAATCCCGCTCCATTAACGTCTTCTCTAACCTACCTTCAAATCCCAGTTCACCACCACGACCTTCACACCTCACCACCACCACTTGCCAATCCTCCCAAACTCTAATTTTCTCCGCCCTCACTTCCCACAGTCCCCGCCTCAATCAACCATGCCCAAATCCGCCACCTGCTGTAAGACGGAAATTGCAGTAACAATGAAAAAAGATCAGAGATAACCTAGTGACGTATgagagccactgccttgaaaataTTTTTccgtacgaccgtggtggcgatcagcaaatGACCGGTAGTTCCACAAGGCTTTACACTACTGTACTCAGGCACGCCCAAGCATTGGAACGACTGAAATCtttacccaaaaatattataagagAGAAGGAGAGAATAGAGAATAGATGGTTGTTGTTATGTTTCTGAAGTGAAGAGAAGTGTTGCTTATATAGGAAAAACGACAGGAGTTAAAGAGCCAAAACCGTCCCTATAATCACGCAGTCAAGGCTAGAAATGGAGAAAGAAACGCTCACAACTCCAactcaaaaagataggcacagcccgccgcaggcgattgccaaatcccgaatCCGGATCTGTGCTCGGACACGGGCAcggcgcgcgcgcgtgtgcgagctgaattaagcacctcgcaaagccTCTACAAAAGGCTCCCTTTACCCACTAATGATATGGCAAGCAAGAGTTGGATATTTAAACCCCAAAAACCAACACTATTCTACCAATATGGGACAATTGGAAAAAACCAACATGGCTCAAggagcccctatttccaacaatccgccactaggggcgccagagacaaagaagaaagaattatgggtaaaggaaggattggatacttaggtatcaatatctttcgatttgaattgacactttagtgaaatgaggaaacaacttacttacagcgagaggATATCTTGCGATTTAAATTCCTAATTGAGCTTCGGTTGatacccccacaacacatatcacaCCTTCAAAATATGATCGTTCCGCGATTTctagtgcaacgcgctctttatAGCCATGTGTTTACCTCGGTCTTATAGATGTGTtcacaagacttctcatagtctttaTGATCATCACACCTACGTAGGTGGTTCAAGTGTTTCTCAATAGCACTTCTTGAGTGAGCCATTAAGGACATAAGTCCAACCTTGTGCATGATTCATCAAGTGCATCTCAAAAGCACCGCCAtttaaggctatgaatcatataacgccataggaatagaaaCCTTAGGCCTAGTCACTCTTGACTTAAGGACTTAAgtcccattcccctcgacgtttcAACGACAAGTCTCCTAGTCAACCCCTTAGTAAGAGGATCTGCTAGATtactttcggacttcacatagtccaagaCGATCACTCCATTATCAATGAGTTgtttaactgcagcgtgcctGATTCAAATATGTCGTTTCTTTGCATTATAGACACTATTCTTAGCAACACTAATAGCTGCTTTTGAGTCACAATGTAAGGAGACCAGAGTTTTCCGTCCTCCCCACACTGGTACATCTGTTAGTAGGTTTTtcaaccaatcaacctctttgtcctgccaactcaagagctatgaactccaactccatggtagagcgtgcaatacaagtctgtttagaggatttccacgatatagcacctccacccatggtgaagacataaccactagtagaacagatctcatcgttacctgaaaccaaatttgcatcacaatatccttctaacacagcagaaaatttactataatgcaaacataaatctgatgttccttttaggtattttagtaaacgacaaagagcattccagtgttcactactagggttatgtgtataacgactcagtctactaactgcaatatctggtcgagtacagttcataagaaacatcacGCTACCTAGggttttagcatactcttcttgggatacACTTTTATCCAAGTTTTTACATAAAGGTATACTAGCGTCGTAGGGTGTTCTAGCATGCActtcatcaaagcagttaaactttatCAACACTTTTTctacataatgagattgacttaaagAAATTCCATTAGAGTTTCGAataaccttaactcctaggattaTAATATCAAATTGTAATGAACAAAACATCCTTGGTTTTAATTATTACatccaaattattaccaagtattaacacgtcatcaacataaaggcatataatcacacaatcaaattCTATCACTTTTGAATAAGCACATGAATTAGAATTGTTAACCATATAGCCATTACTTACCagagtgttgttaaatttcttataccactgtttaggtacttgttttagaccatatagtgatttgttcagtttacacaccttattctcttgacccattaccacaaacccttcaggttgcgacatataaatctcttcccttagctcaccattcaaaaaggtagttttgacatccatctgatgtataaaaaggttatgaatagcagctaagatGACAAGAGTTCTAAttgtcgaaattttggtcacaggtgaataagtatcaaaatagtcaatatctttcttttgtgtaaaacttctaaccacaagtctagctttgaacctttctattgtaccgtcaggtctcattttccttttaaagatccatttactcgtaatgggtttactacctttaggaaaatcagtcaactcccaagtctgattagatACAATAAAATCAAGGTCACTTTTAATaacatctttccaaaaattagcatcaatagATTTCATTGCTTCATTATACATTTTtggatcatcttctattaaaatagctgaaacaaactcatcactagcacaaacagtgtatccatgttcagacagcaaagttgaaacaaaatcagctccaaagttctttggacatctaggtctcGTAGTCCTTCTAGGCTCAACAATATGATCAATAGAAGTGTtactactagcatgtgaagagataTCATTATATGTAACAGGTAAACTAGGAGATGAATCAAAATTCTTCtgtaatggaaaaacatgctaaaaaaacacagcatctctagcttcagatatagaacgatcactcaaagacatgaattgataagcagagctattttgagcataaccaataaaaacacaatcataggttTTCGGTCCAACTGTAGGTCTCCTAAagtcaggtaaacccactttagccaaacacccccataccttaaggaagctcaggttaggaggatagcccttccaaatctcgtagggtgtcttatcaattttcttatgaggtacacggttaagaatatgacaagTTGATATCGTCCTATTTAAGGACGATTTAGCCCCGTATTATTCTCTTAATTTAACTCGATTTTGTGCGTTTCATTGTTTATAGCTCATTTAAATTAGTAATTTACAATAATTAAGTGTCTTAgtcatatttaatatttaatcgtatttttattataatattcgCATTGCTATTaatttactagtttataattattagtCGTGTTAGTTACATTTAATAATTACTCGGGTttttataatattagtattaatattatattattgtttATAATTTGTAGGCGAGGCATTATAATAAAGTGGAGATTCAAGCGAGAGTAAAATGAGGCGGAATAACGAGACGGATTTGAGGAGCAAGTCGCGCTGAGACGAGtcaatgcaaacaataaaagaaggtCAAAGGTCAACCTTGACCCTTTAACAACCTCAACCTTCACCACCATCATACCTCCCCTGCATCTCACACCCGCACCACCAGCAGCAACAACCCAACATTACCACCACCGGCCACGACTCCATTGCCGCTCACCTCCATCGATGAACCATCATTAAAGCAACGACAACAATTCCCCTGCATTTCGCCATTGTCAAAGCTCAACcatcaccaccacaaacccgcaCCAATTCAGCCACATTCGAGCACCATCAACCCCATGCCCAGATCACGACTCCTCCTCCttccatcatcatctccattaaTCAACGACAACAATTCCCCTGCGTTTTCAATTGTTTTTGGTGTGGGTAATGTGTCAATTAggtttattaatattattaatagtattattagattattatcaatactatatattaaatccagaaaccaagggacttcaatgtaattaaagaaagttctacaaattaattatactatatagttttaaatcactagtaccgtgtgatggacccgattaagggatttcaatgcaaatattatatagtttgggttaaaattaaattatatagaagcttgataattttcctaaatatttgtaagagactaaaacatggtcaatttccttaaaataaaataattaattaagatggtcaatttctttaaaataaaataattaattaagatgtcaattccaaggagactaaaagaaagaaaatgcttgctaatttttctaaatatttatagaagactagaagatggtcgatttccttaaaataaaataattaatttgtataaacatgcacacttatggtattaattattatcatcataaaattatatattaaatttaaaatctatgcaattttattaaactttatagtttattagatgtatagagatgttaattatttaacatacaaaaatataatataagtaggttataaataattcaagttagattccataatatataatattgcataattctttcgatttgatttaatacatatatgtaatatatttatataaatatataatcctcttaaaattgcatgtctaagtagtaaaagtaatttcgtcagtaaagaaaagaattgtagtaatattggatatagttatatgatagtaatcactcatttgaatagtaaaaataacaatattattagcgaggttagtgagagtggtagaaacaacaacgggagtagtgaaataatcaatattaatgcggcaatagtgaaagtaacaataattacgacgggagtagtgaaattatcaatattaatgcggcagtagtgacagtaacaataattacggcggcagtagtgacagtaacaataattgcggcggcagtagtgaaagtaacaatgattacgggcaagtagtgaaatgttattactattgtttcattaatcagagtaaaatattaatagcgggaatagtgaatttgtctcaaaatttatttcattgtaattttaggatatgtcatagaaaactatattaatgataaatttatgagatatgcaactttaagtaattttatttaatgaaaaaaaaaattaatggtaagtagaggtagcccgggcgaagccgggcaccaatactagttattattattattagattattaatattaatattaattttattgggaggattattattagattagtatCAAAAGACACCTCTCATTAGATTACCATTATCATGATACTGGATACACATTACACCACTACATTACCTTAGAATTAGACTACCCATTAGATTAGAAATTAGTCTTTTCTAGTCTCTCATTATTGTTGTAATTAGAACCCTAAAATATCTCTCCCTTCAATTTCattaatcaaagttgtaatctttgttcatcattaatttaattcctctttaatttaCTCAATTCCTCTAtttctcattagtttacatttagatTATTGGATTGTAATTAGAAGGAAGAAGAGATTCATTCCTCATTATTTTCATCCAAGTTTTCTCCTTTAATTATTAttggtataattctcatctttttttttttgctaaaatgtgaGGGTAATTCTCATCTTAATCTCTCTcattttcaattgtttacatttttattgcTAGCCCAATTAGTATAGTTATAACATGCTTTATTGTGCTCATCTTATGTTAAAGTTTGCTTCTTTGATTGTTGTTATGGCTCATTCATTTACATGTTGATCTTGTCTAGTTTACTTGCTCTTATTTACAAGTTATTGTTGCTTAACTAATTGTCTTCTCATTATGTTTATTCTTGTTATCTACTTGCTAAAGTTTCCATCTTTTATTTCCATTTTCGTTAGCATGTGTGAGTAGTGTTCTACTAGGGTGAAGGGGGACCTATGGTGGACTCTTGGGGCCAATTGTTGGCTTGAATTAGTGGAAACCATTGAGTAGTTGGTTTAGAGTAGTTGTGCACACCAAGTGTTTGTGAAATTGCTAGAATGAGGATTCTAGCCTTTCTCTATTTGTTGACTTGTTAAGGCGAGAGCCTTGACTTGTGGAAGTATGCACAATTACTCGGTCTAGGTTAATCTAAGCGAGGGCTTGACTTTCCTTGGCCTAGGAACCGACTCACACCGAGAGGTGGAGCCTTCCCCGACCCTACTTCTTGGTGACCATTAATTTAGGCTCACTAGTTGACCCTTGTCTACACTAGCAAACCCAACACCCTAGTTTCTTAGTTTCTTGAGTTAATTCGTCTCATTTATTTTCTTGCTAGTTAACTCTCTTATCTTAATTCATAGTTTAGCATTAGTTTAATAATCATTCAACATTTGCTAGAACTAAACTAGGAAACAAACAAGCAATTTAAGAACCATAATCCCGTCTCTGTGGATCGACCTCCTTACCCTACTACATTCATTAGTTTGGTATTGAGCTTTACAAATATTGTCTGTATACCGAGGAGCACGACAAACTCGGTATCACAAGCCGAtagaattgcttccccccacatatcgtcagataggccagaacttaaaagtatagcattcatcatttcttttaatgTTCTATTTTTCCGTCCAGCTACTCAATTAGACTAAGGTAAGTAAGGTgaactagtctcatgtattagacCGTTTTTCTCACAAAACTCGGCTAAATAGTTTGATTTATACTCGCCTCCTCtgtcagaccttacccttttgattTTTCTGTCAAGTTGGTTTTCGACTTCATTTTTAAAACTTATAAACGAATGTTCTGCTttatctttagtcttaagcaaataaacatgggtgtaccttgaacagtcgtctataaaagtgacataataatttttaccacctctacttgcaacatttttgaagtcagctaggtcggtgttaattagctcaagaagactcgtattcctagttgttactggtttactaggtttctttgtgaatttaacctcaacacagctagcacgtttagagaattcttgactcgacaAACTTGGAATTAGACTCATAGTTCTAAGCTTTTTAATGtagtcaacattcacatgacctaatctaccgtGCCAAccatcaatagactcagcgatataagcagaagtggatgcaatattattagaaactgaatcagtgttcaatacaaaaagatccccagacagataacccttgcccacaaattccccattacgcgacattaccaccttgtcagcctcaaaaacaagtttcaaaccagcaTTGTTTAATAAGGCACCGGACACTAGGTTTCGACGTAACGAGGGTACATACAAAACATTATttagagcaagtgttttccccgaggtgagtttgaaaaagatcttgcctttgcctttgATCATTGCGGATGAAGAGTTACCCATGAAAACGCATTCCCCATCAGCTAGCTCCTCGAACTTAGCAAATAACCCCTTATCAGCACAGAGGTGTTTAGAAGCGCCAGTGTCCAAGATTCATTCAGCAACATTATCAACCAGATTAGCTTCCATAACCACAGCAACAATGACATCATCAGTCACAACATTGGCTTCAACAGATTTCTTTTCAGagcattggtaggctttgtgaccagCTTTTCCACAGACATAGCAAACAATTGGCCCCTTAGTTTTCTGGATCTTAGCAACCGGTTTAGTGTGCTTCGCTGGATCATTCTTCTTAGCTTGACCCTGTCCCTTAGTCAGACCAACCTtagccttacccttacccttggaCTTTTCAGCATAAGACGGACCACCAGACTCAACCAGATTAGCTTTAACAAAAGCATTAAGAGCATTTACAAACACATTAATGGTTTTGTCTTTGAGACGATTTGCCTCATCGGTCCTCATGTGACCCACTAGTTCTTGAAGTGAAAGGTTTTTTTTCTTATGCTTAAGATGGTTCTTATAGTCAGACCAGGAAGGAGGGATTTTTTCGAGTAACACATTTGCTAGAAAAATCTCATCTAGTTTCATCCCCTCATTAACGACATCAGCGCAAAAATTCGCATAGACGTGAACTTGTTCCATAATTGGTTTGTCATCTACCATCTGAAACCCAAGCCACTTCTCAACGACATATTTCTTTTTACCCACATCATCAGCCCCATATTTTTTTCCTAGCAATTCCCATATGGTCTTAGCAGATTTATGAACCATAAATAAGTCAAAAAGCGTAttagtcatatgattaaggaggTGACACTTAGCCGTTTTATTATCCTTGTCATGTTTCTTAATAGCCTCTGCATTTGACTTAACCACAGAAATAACAGGTGGGGTGGTCTCAATAGACGTAGCATCAGGTTCGGTTACAGCAGCAGGAGGGTCAGAGAACAAGACATAATCAATTTCTAACTGCTAAAAAAACATTAGTAATTTCTGAAACCATCTCTTATAATTGTGACCATCAAAGGGTTCTAATTTTGACAGATGAGGTAGATTTTTTGACAGAATCGACATTGTCACAGCAACAAttaaatagttttcaaattgtaaGTCGTAAAATGCAGTAGCAACAAAAGAAGATCAGAGATAACCCGATTCGTAGTGACGTGGTATgagagccactgccttgaaaactattttccggtacgaccgtggtggcgatcagcaaatgaccggtagttccccaaggatttacactacTGCACTCAGGCACCCCCACTCGACTGAGAGGATTGGAATGACTGAAATCTTTACCCAGAAATATTATAAGAGAGAAGGAGAAAAGAGATGGTTGTTGTTATGTTTCTGAAGTAAAGAGAAGTGCTGCCTATATAGGGAAAATGGGAGGAGTTAAAGAGCCAAAACCGTCTCTATAATCACGCAGTCAAGGCTGGAAATGGGGAGAGAAACGCTCACCCACTAACAGTCTCTTTTGACTATGCACCTGGACAATTCAGTCCAAAACACACAACtccggcccaaaaagataggcctTTGCCGCGCAGGCGATTGCAaaatcccgaatcccgaaaccgGATCCGGGCCGGGTCGGGCACAGGGACAACACGCGTGTgtgagctgaattaagcacctcgcaaagccTCTACAAAATGCTCCATttacccactagtgatatggtatgGAAAAGTTGGATATATAAATCCCAAAAACCAATACTActctaccaatgtgggacaattggaaaaaaACCAACATGCAGGAGCCCCTATTTCCGACACCTGCACCTTACCCTCAAATCTGAATCCTTCCTCAAAACTTGTCGTCGCTACCTTGATGGGATTCATGCCAGTGGTGTCATCGACTCCCTTAGACGCGTCATTGTCAAAGTTAAAGTCTCTCTCAAACCAGTTAGCTTAGTAATCGACTCCGTCCGCCTTTCTGATATCATTTTCCATTCCTTCGATCCGTATGGGTTTATGGGATAAAtggtggttttttttttgtggtggtcGCCTTAGCGGAAGCTTTATGGTTGATGGTCGTTAACAGTGGTCGTGCTGAGATTTATGCTGGTGGTGGTCACTCCTAAAGGTGGGGCTTAATCGGtgatttggtggtggtggtgatggggGGTTTGTTAAGGCTGGTGGGGTGAGGTTGGATTAATATAAGGCTTGGTACTAATATGATcatgattaataataataaataaatttcctagtacagagtatattttttttttaaaattgagatgacaaattgacaatgACCTCTTGATCAGGTAGTCGGTCATCTTAGTATATTTTGAGAAGAAGGTACTCAAAGTTGGGTTTATTTTAAGTTAAAATGTAATTTGGAGCATTGCGAGAAGGCCACCCATAGTTCAAAGTATTTATATTAAATACCGAAGAATTTATTACTTAGTATTACAACAACATCAgggccttaatcccaaaatgatttggggtcggcttacatgaatcatcctttaaaaCCGTCCATCcttgaacgcacacctcaaaatgcgaaacgggaaaaaaaatcgaaaatggaaaaatgaaaagcaaaagggagagcgaaacgtaatacaaagtcaaggtaaaACTTATAAGTTTTAAAAACGAATTCTGGATttattttataaaaacttaaaattcaaatgagaataaagattaaaacgattttgaaaaccgacgTAGAATTTAACGgtccggaataccttaaaagtaaaccaagtaaaatatacaAGAAGGTGGTTGGTAAAAAATGTGTAATAAAGGagaaaagaacaaataattttttaaaaaataaataaaaatcttAAATAAGTCAAATAAattcaaatactaaaaatccacatgtatcatttccctccaaTGTGCGCTCTCCGTCACCATattctcctcaagccccagaaatctcatatgatgctctatcactctcaaccatgtctgtctcggtctcccTTTACCCCTAGGAactttttctgttctccaagtcttcaagctcctaactggtgcgtccataggtctcattttcacatggccaaaccatcttagtcgattttccatcatcttgtcctctatcggcgccacttttacctttttccGGATCGCCTCATTTCTTAATCGATCTTTACTTGTATGGCCGCACATCAtctcaacatacgcatctccgccacactcatcttttaaatgtgacaatgtttcacggcccaacactcggaaccgtaaaaTAAGTCAGGCCTAATTGTCGTTCGATAAAATTTTCTCTTTAATCTTTGGgacatatctttatcgcataaaacCCTGAaccactcttccatttcaaccatcccgctttaattctgtgagccacatctccgtctaactccccatgtCTGAAGAAATCTGACCCTTCAACAtccccatcgaaaataatactccccgcctatGTCGATCTCGACCCCGCCACGTTAGTGAaccgacacctcaaatactcggtcttactcctgctcagcctaaACCCACGCGTCTCTAAAGTATGCCTCCagaattccaactttctctcaaccccctctttcgtctcatcaatcaacacaatatcatcagcaaacatcatacaccaagggatgtcgtcctgaatatcccttgacAACCCAttcataactatagcaaagagaaaataACTAAGTGCGggaactgttggagcttgtgtcctccacaaattagtgtgataacatttataaatctcttataggttcacaagggtatacttcgtattttatcagttgattaacgattacctaataacggttggcttgctagaaagtttgacgttattatcatactgatggcggtgatcaactggtccctaaaagtcacacctaaaggatgtgtttgagagatgtggttatggaaatgtaatcacattgatgtcttatatgactaaacagttagtcaccgtgttgatgagacgattatttaatgccgattaaataatattagctgagacgaattaactgtcaattcgtaaaattgaatataatacgttatatttaattaatgtatataatgttagcttgtacgaattaatatgttaattcgtaattaaatgtaatcggttatagtTAATCAGCgaatgataattatacgatattgtcataataaattattgtTGACCCATATTAATAAATCTaccgcaagctgttgtgtgtaaactt
Encoded here:
- the LOC141600571 gene encoding uncharacterized protein LOC141600571, with the protein product MNPIKVATTSFEEGFRFEGKLEIDYVLFSDPPAAVTEPDATSIETTPPVISVVKSNAEAIKKHDKDNKTAKCHLLNHMTNTLFDLFMVHKSAKTIWELLGKKYGADDVGKKKYVVEKWLGFQMVDDKPIMEQVHVYANFCADVVNEGMKLDEIFLANVLLEKIPPSWSDYKNHLKHKKKNLSLQELVGHMRTDEANRLKDKTINVFVNALNAFVKANLVESGGPSYAEKSKGKGKAKVGLTKGQGQAKKNDPAKHTKPVAKIQKTKGPIVCYVCGKAGHKAYQCSEKKSVEANVVTDDVIVAVVMEANLVDNVAE